One window of the Arthrobacter sp. D5-1 genome contains the following:
- a CDS encoding GNAT family N-acetyltransferase has translation MSFTFRPVDPVTDAPVLHSWVSKEYARFWGMVSATEQDVVEEYSKIAESGHHQAFLGLDDGAPAFLMERYRPESSPLADVYEVRQGDVGMHLLVSPPTGEPQPGFTTAVMQSVMAELFADPATRRVVVEPDARNHKIHVLNEKVGFRPHGVVTLPAVDPAEDHKQGLLSFCTREDFLATLTPILAAPAAATRGESL, from the coding sequence ATGAGCTTCACGTTCCGTCCCGTCGATCCGGTAACGGATGCACCTGTCCTCCACAGCTGGGTCAGCAAAGAATACGCCCGGTTCTGGGGCATGGTTTCGGCCACCGAGCAGGACGTGGTGGAGGAGTACTCGAAGATCGCTGAGTCCGGCCACCACCAGGCGTTCCTGGGGCTCGACGACGGCGCCCCTGCCTTCCTGATGGAACGGTACCGGCCGGAGTCTTCGCCGTTGGCGGACGTCTACGAGGTCCGTCAAGGCGATGTCGGCATGCACCTCCTGGTGTCACCTCCCACCGGCGAGCCCCAGCCTGGTTTCACCACCGCCGTCATGCAGTCCGTCATGGCCGAACTGTTCGCGGACCCCGCAACCCGGCGGGTCGTCGTCGAACCTGACGCCCGCAACCACAAGATCCATGTTCTCAACGAGAAGGTGGGGTTCCGGCCGCACGGTGTGGTGACCCTTCCCGCCGTCGATCCTGCCGAAGACCATAAGCAGGGCCTGCTGAGCTTCTGCACGCGCGAGGATTTCCTCGCCACCCTCACCCCGATTCTGGCCGCGCCTGCCGCGGCGACCAGAGGAGAATCCCTATGA
- a CDS encoding IucA/IucC family siderophore biosynthesis protein, whose translation MTTTADTVTTAVDSVSHLTPERWAIANRHLVRKAIAEFSHERILVPELIREEGNGVGLYKVVSDDDATEYRFRARVLQLEHWSVSGDSISRLRDGEELPVDALDFIAEFHEALAIRQEMLPVYLEEISSTLASHAYKQGKPFSAAQLAAGVSGGTDRAADFQAIEHSMTEGHPCFVANNGRLGFGITDYHAFAPETGATVKLQWIAVHRSKAVFTSSAGLDYRTHFEAELGPATLAWFNAELSASGLNPEDYLLMPVHPWQWDNKLTVTFAAEIAQRHIVNLGTGEDSYQAQQSIRTFFNTDYPEKAYVKTAMSVLNMGFMRGLSPQYMKATPAINDWLQELIGNDQELQNRGLAMIRETAAIGYHNHYYEAASAKGSPYRKMLSALWRESPLPLLKDGQQLATMASLLHVDAAGESVVSSLIQRSGLAPTEWLRRYFEAYLVPLVHCLFEYELAFMPHGENVILILEDGVPVRAIMKDIAEEIVVMGERLELPEEVSRIKAEIPAEEMVLAIFTDVFDCIFRFLGAILVEDGTLREDEFWGTAAAVLREYQQRHPELADQFAMHDLFAPDFELSCLNRLQLRNNQQMLDISDPSGGLQMAGRLANPLAKFA comes from the coding sequence ATGACCACCACAGCCGATACCGTGACCACTGCGGTTGATTCCGTATCCCACCTGACCCCTGAACGGTGGGCGATTGCCAACCGGCACCTGGTCCGGAAGGCCATCGCCGAGTTCTCGCATGAACGCATCCTGGTTCCGGAGCTGATCCGGGAGGAGGGCAACGGCGTCGGGCTTTACAAGGTAGTGAGCGATGACGACGCTACGGAATATCGCTTCCGTGCCCGGGTGCTCCAACTGGAGCACTGGTCCGTCTCCGGAGACTCCATCTCGCGGCTGCGGGACGGTGAAGAGCTTCCGGTGGACGCCTTGGACTTCATTGCCGAATTCCACGAGGCGTTGGCCATCCGCCAGGAAATGCTGCCCGTGTACTTGGAGGAGATCAGCAGCACGTTGGCCAGCCACGCCTACAAGCAGGGCAAGCCGTTCAGTGCCGCGCAGTTGGCTGCCGGCGTCAGCGGCGGCACTGACCGGGCCGCGGATTTCCAAGCCATTGAACACAGCATGACTGAGGGCCACCCGTGCTTTGTGGCCAACAACGGCCGTTTAGGCTTCGGGATTACCGACTACCATGCGTTCGCGCCGGAAACGGGTGCCACGGTGAAACTTCAGTGGATCGCGGTGCATCGCAGCAAAGCTGTGTTTACGTCCAGCGCAGGGTTGGATTACCGGACGCATTTTGAGGCCGAACTCGGGCCCGCGACGCTTGCGTGGTTCAACGCGGAACTGTCCGCTTCCGGCTTGAATCCCGAGGACTACCTCCTCATGCCGGTCCACCCGTGGCAGTGGGACAACAAGCTCACGGTGACGTTCGCGGCAGAAATCGCCCAGCGCCACATCGTGAACCTGGGCACCGGTGAAGACTCGTACCAGGCCCAGCAGTCCATCCGTACGTTCTTCAACACCGACTACCCGGAGAAGGCCTATGTGAAGACGGCCATGTCCGTGTTGAACATGGGCTTCATGCGGGGACTATCCCCGCAGTACATGAAGGCGACGCCGGCCATCAATGACTGGCTGCAGGAACTGATCGGCAATGACCAGGAGCTCCAGAACCGGGGCCTGGCCATGATCCGTGAAACCGCGGCCATCGGCTACCACAACCACTACTACGAGGCTGCTTCGGCCAAGGGTTCGCCCTACCGGAAGATGCTCTCGGCCCTGTGGAGGGAAAGTCCGCTGCCGTTGCTCAAGGATGGGCAGCAGCTGGCCACCATGGCTTCCCTGCTGCATGTGGATGCCGCAGGGGAATCTGTGGTTTCATCGCTGATTCAACGCTCCGGCCTGGCTCCCACGGAGTGGCTTCGCCGCTACTTTGAGGCTTATCTCGTGCCGCTGGTCCATTGCCTCTTCGAGTACGAGCTCGCGTTCATGCCGCATGGCGAGAATGTGATCCTGATCCTCGAGGACGGTGTGCCCGTCCGTGCGATCATGAAGGACATCGCCGAGGAAATCGTGGTGATGGGGGAGCGGCTGGAACTGCCGGAGGAAGTCTCGCGCATCAAGGCCGAGATCCCCGCAGAGGAAATGGTCCTGGCCATCTTCACGGACGTGTTCGACTGCATCTTCCGTTTCCTCGGAGCAATCCTTGTGGAGGACGGGACACTGCGCGAGGACGAGTTCTGGGGGACTGCCGCCGCCGTCCTGCGGGAGTACCAGCAGCGTCACCCGGAACTTGCAGACCAGTTCGCCATGCATGATCTGTTTGCCCCGGACTTCGAGCTCTCCTGCCTCAACAGGTTGCAGCTCCGCAATAACCAGCAGATGCTCGACATCTCTGATCCCTCCGGTGGACTCCAGATGGCAGGCCGCCTGGCGAACCCGCTGGCGAAGTTCGCCTAG